The following proteins come from a genomic window of Fontisubflavum oceani:
- a CDS encoding MATE family efflux transporter, with translation MSPFRTHMRATLALGLPLIGSQLAQTSIGLTDTIMVGWYGVPELAAVALGASYFHIVLIIGMGFALAVMPMVAAAVANDDKTQARRVTRMGLWLAAIFSALSLPLFWFSGALLLALGQEPQVAADAQDYLRIAGGAIGFAVMFMVLRSHLSALEHTKVVLWATLAAVLLNAGLNWVLIFGNLGAPELGLRGAAFASLGTHGLMFLVLALYAAYAKGVAHYDLFARLWRPDWEAFGQVFRLGWPIGLTLLSEGGLFMATMIMMGWIGALELAAHGVALQIVSTTFMVHVGLSSAATVRAGHAWGRGDIPNLRHAAKAALILSAVMVGITIALFLSFPGPLMSLFVDPMDPLRPQIIAIGTSLLVVACLFQLADAAQVMALGLLRGVQDTKLPMFYAVVSYWLVGIPSSYLFGFTLNMGGVGIWLGLVVGLVLAGGLMMARFWRGPARLASPA, from the coding sequence ATGTCCCCGTTCCGCACTCATATGCGCGCCACTCTGGCGCTTGGCTTACCCCTGATCGGCAGCCAATTGGCCCAGACTTCAATCGGTCTGACCGATACGATCATGGTGGGCTGGTATGGCGTGCCGGAACTGGCTGCCGTCGCTCTGGGCGCCAGCTATTTCCATATCGTGCTGATTATCGGCATGGGGTTTGCGCTGGCGGTGATGCCGATGGTGGCCGCCGCTGTCGCCAATGACGACAAGACCCAGGCCCGGCGGGTGACCCGAATGGGCCTTTGGCTCGCCGCGATTTTCAGCGCGCTCAGCCTGCCGCTCTTTTGGTTCTCCGGCGCGCTTCTGCTGGCGCTTGGCCAAGAGCCGCAAGTGGCTGCCGATGCGCAGGATTATTTGCGGATCGCGGGCGGGGCGATTGGCTTTGCCGTGATGTTCATGGTGCTGCGCAGCCATCTCTCGGCATTGGAGCACACCAAAGTGGTGCTTTGGGCGACCCTGGCGGCGGTTCTGCTCAATGCCGGGCTGAACTGGGTGCTGATCTTCGGCAACCTCGGCGCGCCGGAACTGGGCCTGCGCGGCGCGGCCTTTGCCTCGCTTGGCACCCATGGGCTGATGTTCTTGGTCCTGGCGCTCTATGCGGCATATGCCAAAGGGGTCGCCCATTACGACCTCTTCGCGCGGCTTTGGCGCCCGGATTGGGAGGCGTTCGGCCAGGTGTTCCGTCTCGGCTGGCCGATCGGGCTGACGCTGCTCTCCGAGGGCGGGTTGTTTATGGCGACGATGATCATGATGGGCTGGATCGGCGCGCTGGAGCTTGCGGCCCATGGTGTCGCGCTGCAGATCGTGTCGACGACCTTCATGGTGCATGTCGGGTTGAGTTCGGCGGCAACGGTGCGCGCGGGCCATGCCTGGGGGCGGGGCGATATCCCCAATCTCCGTCACGCGGCCAAGGCGGCTTTGATCCTCTCGGCGGTCATGGTCGGGATCACCATCGCGCTTTTCCTGAGTTTCCCGGGTCCACTCATGTCCCTCTTCGTCGATCCGATGGATCCGTTGCGGCCACAGATCATCGCGATCGGCACCTCGCTTCTGGTCGTGGCCTGCCTGTTCCAACTGGCAGATGCGGCGCAAGTCATGGCGCTTGGCCTGCTCCGGGGCGTACAGGACACCAAGCTTCCGATGTTCTATGCCGTCGTCAGTTATTGGCTGGTCGGCATCCCGTCGAGCTATCTCTTTGGTTTCACGCTCAATATGGGCGGGGTCGGTATCTGGCTCGGCCTGGTGGTTGGTCTTGTCCTGGCGGGCGGTCTGATGATGGCGCGGTTCTGGCGTGGACCCGCACGGTTGGCCTCACCGGCCTGA
- a CDS encoding M20/M25/M40 family metallo-hydrolase, whose product MSLDAVLARIDSDLDQATERLMELLRIPSISTDPAFDADCQAAAEWLVTELTGLGFDASVRPTPGHPMVLAHGGGDGPHVLFYGHYDVQPVDPLDLWHKPPFEPAIEETPNGKVIRGRGAADDKGQLMTFVEACRAWKAETGTLPAKVTIFFEGEEESGSPSLIPFLEENADELTADIALICDTGLFDAETPAIVTQLRGLLGEEITVTGPRIDLHSGMYGGIAMNPIRALSDVLSNLHDENGVIQVPGFYDDVAELTPELKAQWDGLGFDAGGFLGPVGLSDPAGEAGCSGLEMIWSRPTAEINGIWGGYTGDGFKTVLPSEAHAKVSFRLVSGQDPHKLRASFRAWVTEQLPADCEVEFADHGASPAGHMDTSHPAFDVALSALSAEWPKPAAYIGCGGSIPVAGYFKTYLGMDALLAGFGKDDDAVHSPNEKYDLESFHRGIRAWARILGGLAK is encoded by the coding sequence ATGTCATTGGATGCAGTATTGGCGCGGATCGACAGCGATCTGGATCAGGCCACAGAGCGGTTGATGGAGCTTCTGCGGATCCCCTCGATCTCAACCGATCCGGCGTTTGACGCAGATTGCCAAGCGGCGGCGGAATGGCTGGTGACCGAACTAACCGGATTGGGATTCGACGCCTCCGTGCGGCCTACACCTGGCCACCCGATGGTCTTGGCCCATGGTGGGGGCGACGGCCCACATGTGTTGTTTTACGGCCACTACGATGTGCAGCCGGTGGACCCGCTCGACCTGTGGCACAAACCGCCCTTTGAGCCCGCCATCGAAGAAACGCCAAATGGCAAGGTGATCCGTGGCCGGGGCGCGGCGGATGACAAAGGCCAGTTGATGACCTTTGTCGAAGCCTGCCGCGCTTGGAAAGCCGAGACGGGGACCCTGCCCGCCAAGGTGACGATCTTCTTCGAAGGAGAAGAAGAAAGCGGCTCACCCTCGCTAATCCCATTCCTGGAAGAGAATGCCGACGAATTGACGGCGGATATCGCGCTGATCTGCGACACCGGGCTGTTCGATGCGGAGACCCCCGCAATCGTGACGCAGTTGCGCGGGCTTCTGGGCGAGGAAATCACGGTCACCGGCCCGCGGATCGATCTGCATTCGGGCATGTATGGCGGCATCGCGATGAACCCGATCCGGGCCTTGAGCGATGTGCTGTCCAATCTGCATGACGAGAATGGCGTGATCCAGGTGCCCGGCTTCTATGATGATGTGGCGGAGTTGACGCCCGAGCTGAAAGCACAGTGGGACGGGCTTGGCTTTGACGCAGGCGGTTTCTTGGGCCCGGTCGGCCTGTCGGACCCGGCGGGGGAAGCCGGATGCTCGGGGCTTGAGATGATCTGGTCCCGCCCCACGGCGGAGATCAACGGGATCTGGGGCGGCTATACCGGCGACGGGTTTAAAACTGTGCTGCCGTCTGAAGCCCATGCGAAGGTCAGCTTCCGGCTGGTCAGCGGTCAGGACCCGCATAAGCTGCGCGCGAGTTTCCGGGCCTGGGTGACGGAGCAATTGCCCGCCGATTGTGAGGTGGAGTTTGCCGATCATGGCGCCTCCCCCGCCGGGCATATGGATACCAGCCACCCGGCCTTCGATGTGGCTCTGAGCGCCCTGTCGGCGGAATGGCCGAAACCGGCGGCCTATATCGGCTGCGGCGGGTCGATCCCGGTCGCGGGGTATTTCAAAACCTATCTGGGCATGGATGCGCTTCTGGCCGGGTTTGGCAAAGATGATGACGCGGTGCATTCGCCGAATGAGAAATACGATTTGGAGAGCTTCCATCGCGGCATTCGGGCCTGGGCCCGGATCTTGGGCGGCCTTGCAAAGTAA
- a CDS encoding 5-aminolevulic acid synthase: MRAIVGALALVGLTLPAFAQDLPTGREAQRELFSARGPAEGVLVPHDSLNAAEIGLLEGAVSDGLLPDMLYYGALAIAPDAGLANPNTTAAVGNYHDEEAARAAALAQCEAGREDGAECVVVLVVRPRGWEPGAAIQLSASASAVLRGDYRFADRPKVFAISPSTGAWGFGPTDEAANLDCGVADCRAIIAN; the protein is encoded by the coding sequence ATGCGCGCGATTGTTGGAGCTTTGGCCTTGGTGGGGCTGACCCTGCCGGCGTTTGCGCAGGATTTGCCCACGGGCCGCGAAGCACAACGCGAGTTGTTTTCAGCGCGCGGGCCGGCGGAGGGCGTGCTTGTACCGCATGATAGCCTGAACGCTGCCGAAATCGGGCTTCTGGAAGGGGCGGTGAGCGACGGGCTGTTGCCCGATATGCTCTATTATGGCGCGCTCGCGATTGCACCTGATGCGGGGCTGGCCAATCCAAACACAACCGCCGCCGTCGGAAACTATCATGATGAAGAGGCCGCCCGCGCCGCAGCCCTCGCCCAATGTGAGGCTGGCCGCGAAGACGGGGCAGAATGTGTTGTGGTGCTGGTGGTCCGCCCGCGCGGTTGGGAGCCGGGGGCGGCGATCCAGCTGAGCGCTTCGGCCAGCGCCGTTTTGCGGGGGGACTATCGCTTTGCGGATCGCCCCAAGGTTTTCGCGATTTCGCCGAGCACCGGCGCTTGGGGCTTTGGGCCGACAGATGAAGCGGCCAATTTAGATTGCGGAGTCGCGGATTGCCGTGCGATTATCGCCAATTAA
- the hemA gene encoding 5-aminolevulinate synthase — MNYDTALDTALNRLHEEGRYRTFIDIERKRGQFPHAVWNRPDGTKQDITVWCGNDYLGMGQHPVVLNAMKEALDATGAGSGGTRNISGTTVYHKRLEAELADLHQKEAALIFTSAYIANDATLSTLPKLFPGMIIYSDALNHASMIEGVRRNGGAKRIFRHNDVAHLRELMAADDPAAPKLIAFESIYSMDGDFGPIEEICDLADEFGALTYLDEVHAVGMYGPRGAGVAERDGLMDRLDIINGTLGKAFGVMGGYIAASEKMCDAIRSYAPGFIFTTSIPPAIAAGAAASVKHLKTDQARRDMQQERAKVLKLRLKAMGLPIIDHGSHIVPVIVGDPVHTKKISDMLLADYGIYVQPINYPTVPRGTERLRFTPSPVHDPKMLDGLVRAMDGLWSHCALNRSELSA; from the coding sequence GTGAACTACGATACCGCGCTTGATACGGCCCTGAACCGTTTGCATGAGGAAGGCCGCTATCGGACCTTCATTGATATCGAGCGGAAGCGCGGTCAGTTCCCGCATGCGGTTTGGAACCGGCCCGACGGCACCAAGCAGGATATCACCGTCTGGTGCGGCAATGATTATCTCGGCATGGGTCAGCACCCGGTTGTTCTGAATGCGATGAAAGAAGCCTTGGACGCGACGGGCGCGGGCTCAGGCGGCACGCGGAACATCTCGGGCACCACAGTTTACCACAAGCGGCTTGAAGCTGAGCTGGCCGATTTGCATCAAAAAGAGGCGGCGCTGATCTTCACCTCGGCTTACATCGCCAATGATGCGACTTTAAGCACGCTGCCCAAGCTCTTCCCAGGTATGATTATTTACTCCGATGCGCTGAACCACGCCTCAATGATCGAGGGTGTACGCCGCAATGGCGGTGCGAAACGGATTTTCCGCCATAACGACGTCGCGCATCTGCGCGAGTTGATGGCGGCTGATGATCCGGCGGCCCCGAAGCTGATCGCGTTCGAATCGATCTATTCGATGGATGGCGATTTTGGCCCGATTGAAGAGATCTGCGATCTGGCCGATGAATTTGGGGCGCTGACCTATCTGGATGAGGTGCATGCTGTGGGCATGTATGGTCCGCGCGGTGCAGGCGTGGCGGAACGGGACGGGTTGATGGACCGTCTGGACATCATCAACGGGACCCTGGGTAAGGCATTTGGCGTGATGGGCGGCTATATCGCTGCGTCTGAAAAAATGTGCGACGCGATCAGGTCTTACGCGCCGGGCTTCATCTTCACCACTTCGATCCCACCGGCAATCGCCGCGGGCGCAGCGGCGTCGGTCAAGCATCTGAAAACCGATCAGGCGCGCCGCGATATGCAGCAAGAGCGCGCCAAGGTGTTGAAACTCCGTCTGAAAGCGATGGGCCTGCCGATCATCGATCACGGCTCCCACATCGTGCCGGTGATTGTGGGTGATCCGGTTCATACCAAGAAAATCTCGGATATGTTGCTGGCCGATTACGGGATTTATGTGCAGCCGATCAATTACCCGACCGTGCCACGTGGTACTGAGCGTTTGCGTTTCACGCCATCTCCGGTTCATGACCCCAAAATGCTGGATGGTCTGGTTCGTGCGATGGATGGGTTATGGAGCCATTGCGCGCTCAATCGATCCGAGCTAAGCGCCTAA
- a CDS encoding helix-turn-helix domain-containing protein: protein MDQHKKRGKASMGQNRAEDRVQAVPFEELAALEVPLGDLLRGERATLGKSLLDVERELKIKAAYISAIENGDLSAFSSQGFIAGYVRSYARYLSLDPEWTFDRFCGESGFSGVHGFSARQAVEAKRSLAEAPGRIDPNDVIKAARVSFTPERERLFSNIEPGALGSVLVLVALVAGIGYGAWAVLQDVQRLQFAPVEQAPDTLAQLDALGGAAPDGTFGTGLPDDAATSLPRADALDRLYRPQALDMPVMTPRDQPLATLDPDEVGALAPPVNRLASAAAPVEEPLPGSAVQVTERTEDQVVLFAVRPSWVRVTSASGTVIFEGTLDAGDSYELPISEVPPTLRAGNSGSLYFAVNGVTMGPAGPGTSVARDVVLSADAISDSYVIADATTDPDLAEVAALVLSPEPAVEE from the coding sequence GTGGACCAGCATAAAAAACGGGGCAAGGCCAGTATGGGCCAAAACAGGGCAGAGGATCGGGTACAGGCTGTACCGTTCGAGGAGCTAGCCGCCCTCGAAGTCCCCCTGGGTGATCTGTTGCGCGGCGAACGCGCGACCCTCGGAAAATCTCTTCTTGATGTGGAACGTGAGCTAAAAATCAAGGCCGCCTATATCTCGGCTATTGAAAATGGCGATCTATCCGCCTTTTCTTCGCAAGGGTTTATCGCAGGTTATGTCCGATCTTACGCGCGCTATCTGTCGCTCGATCCAGAATGGACCTTTGACCGGTTCTGCGGCGAGAGCGGGTTTTCAGGTGTGCACGGGTTTTCCGCACGTCAAGCGGTTGAGGCCAAACGCTCCTTGGCAGAGGCGCCGGGGCGGATCGACCCCAATGATGTGATTAAAGCTGCGCGGGTGTCGTTTACCCCGGAACGTGAGCGACTCTTCTCCAATATCGAACCGGGCGCGCTAGGCTCCGTTTTGGTGCTTGTGGCGCTGGTTGCGGGCATTGGATACGGGGCCTGGGCCGTATTGCAGGATGTGCAGCGGCTGCAATTTGCACCGGTGGAGCAGGCGCCCGACACGTTGGCCCAGCTTGATGCGCTTGGCGGTGCGGCCCCAGATGGGACGTTTGGCACGGGCTTGCCCGACGATGCAGCCACATCCCTTCCCAGAGCGGATGCGTTGGATCGGCTGTATCGCCCTCAGGCATTGGACATGCCCGTGATGACACCGCGCGACCAACCCTTGGCAACGCTGGATCCCGATGAAGTCGGCGCATTGGCCCCGCCCGTGAATCGTCTCGCTAGCGCTGCCGCACCGGTCGAAGAGCCGCTCCCGGGCAGTGCTGTGCAAGTCACTGAGCGGACCGAGGATCAGGTTGTGCTTTTCGCAGTGCGCCCGTCTTGGGTGCGTGTGACCTCGGCCAGTGGCACCGTCATCTTCGAAGGGACGCTCGACGCCGGTGACAGCTATGAGCTGCCGATCTCGGAGGTGCCGCCGACGCTGCGCGCGGGCAATTCCGGTTCGCTCTACTTTGCAGTCAACGGCGTGACGATGGGGCCCGCCGGGCCCGGGACCTCGGTGGCGCGCGACGTGGTGCTTTCGGCGGATGCAATCTCAGACAGCTATGTCATAGCGGATGCCACAACAGACCCGGACCTGGCGGAAGTGGCCGCTCTGGTGCTCAGCCCGGAGCCCGCTGTCGAGGAATGA
- a CDS encoding VOC family protein yields MESVELHRGRLIDHVQLVVRDFAASRDFYTAVLGVLDIPIVDMADDVFFADELVVSSAESPAALGALTGRHHLAFQAKDRATVDAFYGAALAHGGRDNGAPGERAYHPGYYAAFVLDPDGNNIEAVYHGPAQRSAPSVVIGF; encoded by the coding sequence ATGGAATCCGTTGAACTGCATCGTGGCCGCCTCATCGACCACGTCCAACTCGTCGTCCGCGACTTCGCGGCGAGCCGGGACTTTTACACCGCTGTTCTGGGCGTCTTGGACATTCCCATTGTCGATATGGCCGATGACGTCTTTTTCGCCGACGAGTTGGTCGTATCCTCGGCTGAGAGCCCTGCCGCACTCGGCGCGTTGACCGGGAGGCACCACTTGGCGTTCCAGGCGAAAGACCGCGCCACGGTCGATGCCTTCTACGGCGCGGCGCTGGCCCATGGCGGGCGCGATAACGGCGCGCCGGGCGAGCGGGCCTATCACCCGGGGTATTACGCGGCTTTCGTGCTTGACCCCGATGGAAACAACATTGAGGCGGTCTACCATGGCCCCGCACAGCGAAGTGCGCCATCGGTGGTCATCGGCTTTTAA
- a CDS encoding carbon-nitrogen hydrolase family protein — protein MKIIRSEIRPDGHESDRLTVGIAQIAPVWLNRAATLEKVMAATTEAADAGCDLVVFGEALVPGYPVWIERTDGARFNDPKQKAIYAHYVDQGVVIERGDLDPLCALAAERQIAIYLGVMERAPDRGGHSLYCTLVYIGPDGQIGSVHRKLHPTYEERLAWASGDGHGLKVHDLGPFRVGGLNCYENWLPLARSALYAQGESLHVSVWPGGLHNTCDLPVFIAKESRSYVIAASGLLRVSDLPEDTLARDEIVAAGGDVISNGGSTIVAPDGTVLVDPVVDEEALIVAEIDAGVVRGERQNLDQAGHYARPDVLQLNVNRTRQRPVQFDD, from the coding sequence ATGAAGATCATCCGTTCCGAGATCAGACCAGACGGACATGAAAGCGACCGGCTCACGGTTGGGATCGCGCAGATCGCACCGGTATGGCTGAACCGCGCGGCGACGTTGGAGAAAGTGATGGCTGCGACGACGGAGGCCGCCGATGCGGGTTGCGATCTCGTCGTCTTTGGCGAGGCTCTGGTGCCGGGCTATCCGGTTTGGATCGAGCGCACGGATGGCGCGCGCTTCAATGACCCGAAGCAGAAGGCGATCTATGCCCATTATGTCGATCAGGGCGTGGTGATTGAGCGCGGCGATCTTGACCCGCTTTGTGCCTTGGCCGCCGAACGGCAGATCGCGATCTATCTCGGCGTGATGGAGCGCGCGCCGGATCGCGGCGGCCATAGCCTTTATTGTACGCTGGTTTATATCGGGCCGGATGGGCAGATCGGCTCTGTCCATCGCAAGCTGCACCCGACCTATGAAGAACGGCTGGCCTGGGCCTCGGGCGACGGTCATGGGTTAAAGGTCCATGATCTCGGCCCGTTCCGTGTGGGCGGCCTGAATTGCTACGAAAACTGGCTGCCGCTTGCGCGCTCAGCGCTCTATGCGCAAGGCGAGAGCTTGCATGTGAGTGTCTGGCCCGGCGGCCTTCATAACACCTGCGATCTGCCCGTGTTCATCGCCAAAGAAAGCCGGTCTTATGTGATCGCGGCGAGTGGATTGCTGCGGGTGTCGGACCTGCCCGAGGATACGCTTGCCCGAGACGAGATCGTGGCGGCGGGTGGCGATGTGATCTCTAATGGCGGCAGCACGATTGTCGCCCCGGATGGCACGGTGTTGGTTGATCCGGTGGTGGATGAGGAGGCCCTGATCGTGGCCGAAATCGACGCGGGCGTCGTTCGCGGCGAACGACAAAACCTTGATCAAGCTGGGCATTATGCGCGGCCAGATGTCTTGCAACTCAACGTGAATCGAACCCGGCAGCGCCCGGTTCAATTTGACGACTAA
- a CDS encoding VIT1/CCC1 transporter family protein: protein MPHAPEYSAHKEPHLSGRSGWLRAAVMGANDGILSTASLIVGVAAGGADRVEMILAGVAGMVAGAMSMAAGEYVSVSSQADVERADISREKAELIRNPDGELRELEAIYEERGLSPELAARVAQELTQADALGTHLRDEIGLTDLSPPRPLQAALVSALTFALGAAVPLSVSAISPMSSVLPLVGGATLVALAILGALGAHAGGAPKLRAAGRVMLWGVLAMAATSAIGALVGQAL, encoded by the coding sequence ATGCCACACGCGCCAGAGTATTCCGCTCACAAAGAACCGCATCTCTCGGGCCGGTCCGGCTGGCTCCGCGCCGCTGTGATGGGGGCGAATGATGGTATCCTGTCGACGGCTTCCTTGATTGTCGGGGTCGCCGCTGGCGGTGCGGACCGGGTGGAGATGATTTTGGCGGGTGTCGCCGGGATGGTTGCAGGCGCGATGAGCATGGCAGCCGGGGAATATGTCTCCGTCTCGTCTCAGGCCGATGTGGAGCGGGCGGATATCTCGCGCGAGAAGGCCGAGTTGATCCGTAATCCGGATGGTGAGCTGCGCGAGTTGGAAGCGATCTATGAAGAACGTGGCCTCAGCCCTGAACTGGCCGCGCGCGTCGCGCAAGAACTGACCCAAGCCGATGCGCTTGGCACCCATCTGCGCGATGAGATCGGCCTGACCGATCTGTCGCCACCGCGTCCGTTGCAAGCGGCGCTGGTTTCGGCCCTAACATTTGCTTTGGGCGCAGCCGTGCCGCTGAGTGTCTCCGCGATCAGCCCGATGTCGTCGGTCTTGCCGCTGGTCGGCGGCGCAACCTTGGTCGCTTTGGCAATACTTGGTGCGCTTGGGGCTCATGCGGGTGGGGCGCCGAAATTGCGTGCGGCGGGGCGGGTGATGCTTTGGGGCGTTCTGGCGATGGCGGCGACGTCGGCAATTGGCGCGCTGGTCGGTCAGGCGCTGTGA